Proteins from a single region of Akkermansiaceae bacterium:
- a CDS encoding ATP synthase F0 subunit B — MNLLLAAAADNPNVLEGISKTFGLNVPFFAAQVVNFILVIWVLKKFAFGPIQQILNERRERIIAGEEKVKLIEKQLAESEITTAAAIAKANEDASRLINEAKESSAAFSAQKTQEAIASAQQILAKAETAAQAERAAIKAELKAEFGRLVAATTSQVTGKVLNDDDQRRINDEALAKVEG; from the coding sequence ATGAATCTCCTGCTCGCCGCCGCCGCTGACAATCCAAACGTCCTGGAAGGAATCTCCAAGACCTTCGGTTTGAATGTGCCTTTCTTCGCCGCCCAGGTGGTGAATTTCATCCTCGTGATCTGGGTGCTGAAGAAGTTCGCGTTCGGCCCGATCCAGCAGATCCTCAACGAGCGCCGTGAGCGGATCATCGCCGGTGAAGAGAAAGTGAAGCTCATCGAGAAACAACTCGCCGAGTCCGAAATCACCACCGCCGCCGCCATCGCCAAGGCAAACGAGGACGCATCCCGCCTCATCAACGAAGCGAAGGAAAGCTCCGCTGCATTCTCCGCCCAGAAGACCCAGGAAGCCATTGCTTCCGCCCAGCAGATCCTCGCCAAGGCTGAGACCGCCGCCCAGGCCGAGCGTGCCGCCATCAAGGCGGAACTCAAGGCGGAGTTCGGCCGCCTGGTGGCCGCCACGACCTCCCAGGTCACCGGCAAGGTCCTCAACGACGACGACCAGCGCCGCATCAACGACGAGGCGCTCGCCAAAGTCGAAGGCTGA
- a CDS encoding TonB-dependent receptor — protein sequence MKHAAFLLITVLPAAARELPEITVMAERLPSTSSAAAPLAEWERAAIRESSPRTLDEMLSSEPSFSLYRRQTALFGNPTSAGVSLRNTGATAASRTLVLLDGMPQNDPFGGWVYWARYDAAAVDSVKIIPSAKAAVWGNQSPAGVVQLSSRDAFTEAHTLRLGGGSHGTLGGSTANQFVNEDGTLGVFFNASALRSDGFFGVAESQRGAVDRRLDLDLFSADLKLAWKPRPGLTVEPMISWYEEERGNGTPLTGNTTEAMDLALRVTAEDPVLSWQALGYYQHRSFSSFFSSVDATRTTETPSLDQHDVPATGSGGALTLHWQPGGKWSVTGGADFRHITGETNEDATFMAGRFTRAREAGGEQSFAGIFAAGSYQIDTRTTLDASARLDAWWLRDGRRIEESLLTGATLRNDRQHDRDGIEPSFALAFSHAFNDRVEAFASAGTSFRLPTLNELHRPFRVKNDIVEANAALDPERFISIEGGVEWKPADALTFRASLFHHWIRDAIANVPVTDPAEIAAIFGTIPAGGSGSQRRNVDKARVLGAQVGAEWKASDEVTVRLDGIWTETNFHESSDQPLLEDKPFPQAPDLRLIAGLDWRPIERLTLTAGYEYGASQFDDALVQRRIGDYTSARIGATWKASENLLYHLRVENLLDEEIMTGLASDGTRSIAGPRALWASVEWSF from the coding sequence ATGAAACACGCCGCCTTCCTGCTGATCACCGTTCTCCCCGCCGCCGCACGGGAGCTGCCCGAGATCACGGTGATGGCGGAGCGTCTCCCCTCCACCTCATCCGCCGCCGCGCCGCTCGCGGAGTGGGAGCGCGCTGCCATCCGGGAAAGCTCCCCCCGCACGCTGGATGAGATGCTTTCCTCGGAGCCATCCTTCTCGCTTTACCGCAGGCAGACCGCCCTCTTCGGCAATCCCACATCCGCCGGGGTGAGCCTCCGCAACACGGGAGCGACCGCCGCATCCCGCACGCTGGTCCTGCTGGACGGTATGCCGCAGAACGATCCCTTCGGCGGCTGGGTGTACTGGGCGCGCTACGATGCGGCGGCGGTGGATTCCGTGAAGATCATCCCGTCCGCGAAAGCCGCCGTCTGGGGGAATCAGAGCCCCGCCGGGGTGGTTCAGCTTTCCTCACGGGATGCGTTCACGGAGGCGCACACGTTGCGCCTCGGTGGCGGCAGCCACGGGACCCTGGGCGGCTCCACGGCGAACCAGTTCGTCAATGAGGACGGCACCCTCGGCGTTTTCTTCAACGCGTCCGCCCTGCGTTCCGACGGATTCTTCGGCGTGGCGGAAAGCCAGCGCGGAGCCGTGGACCGCAGGCTGGATCTGGATCTTTTCAGCGCGGACCTGAAGCTCGCATGGAAGCCCCGCCCCGGACTCACCGTCGAGCCGATGATCTCATGGTATGAGGAGGAACGCGGCAACGGCACTCCCCTCACGGGAAACACCACGGAGGCAATGGACCTGGCCCTGCGCGTCACGGCGGAGGACCCCGTGCTGTCCTGGCAGGCGCTCGGCTACTACCAACATCGTAGTTTCTCCTCATTCTTCAGCTCCGTCGATGCCACCCGCACCACGGAGACGCCGTCGCTCGACCAGCATGACGTCCCCGCCACCGGCAGCGGCGGCGCGCTCACCCTCCACTGGCAGCCGGGCGGAAAATGGTCCGTCACGGGTGGCGCGGACTTCCGCCACATCACCGGCGAAACGAACGAAGACGCCACCTTCATGGCCGGACGGTTCACCCGCGCCCGCGAGGCGGGAGGTGAGCAGAGCTTCGCCGGGATCTTCGCCGCAGGCAGCTACCAGATCGACACACGAACGACCCTGGATGCCAGCGCCCGCCTCGATGCCTGGTGGCTCCGCGATGGCCGCCGGATCGAGGAATCCCTCCTGACCGGTGCGACTCTCCGCAACGACCGCCAGCATGACCGCGATGGCATCGAGCCGTCCTTCGCCCTCGCCTTCAGCCATGCGTTCAACGACCGCGTGGAGGCTTTCGCCTCCGCCGGGACCAGCTTCCGCCTTCCCACCCTCAACGAACTCCACCGGCCGTTTCGTGTGAAAAACGACATCGTGGAAGCGAACGCCGCGCTCGACCCGGAGCGCTTCATCAGCATCGAAGGCGGCGTTGAATGGAAGCCCGCGGATGCCCTCACTTTCCGCGCCTCCCTCTTCCATCACTGGATCAGGGACGCCATCGCCAACGTGCCCGTCACCGATCCCGCGGAGATCGCCGCCATCTTCGGCACCATTCCTGCCGGTGGTTCCGGCTCGCAGCGGCGGAACGTCGATAAAGCCCGCGTGCTCGGTGCCCAGGTCGGTGCCGAATGGAAAGCCAGTGATGAGGTGACTGTCCGCCTCGATGGCATCTGGACGGAAACCAATTTCCACGAATCCAGCGATCAGCCTCTGCTCGAAGACAAACCCTTCCCCCAGGCACCGGATCTGCGGCTCATCGCGGGCCTCGACTGGCGGCCCATCGAACGCCTCACGCTCACCGCTGGTTACGAATACGGAGCGTCCCAGTTCGACGACGCGCTCGTCCAGCGGCGCATCGGCGATTACACCAGCGCGCGTATCGGCGCGACGTGGAAGGCATCGGAAAACCTGCTCTACCACCTGCGGGTGGAGAACCTCCTCGATGAGGAAATCATGACCGGCCTTGCCAGCGACGGCACACGCAGCATCGCCGGACCCCGTGCGCTGTGGGCGAGCGTGGAGTGGAGTTTCTGA
- a CDS encoding Gfo/Idh/MocA family oxidoreductase has protein sequence MQRRQFLSTTALALAGAGTVAAQPAGARIPAAQIGTGHSHAAGKMQAMRNLPNLYQVTGICEPDDALWQRAARNKAYADLPRLSLEQLLSSDVKLVAVETLLGDAPAMTMRCLEAGKHVHLDKPGALSHADFRKFRLLAREKGLHLQMGYMLRYNPAFQLLFQAHREGWLGEIASIDASMGKLAEAGLRKELSSLAGGGMFELACHLTDAVVTLLGKPQAVHAFSTPTRDDGMKDNQLAVLSYAKATATLRCNHADPFGSPHRAFHVIGTKGSMEISPLESGNVILSFTEDHPPYGKGRNTLKLEVPKGRYDAEFIDMAKAIRGEKPLAWDAMHDIVVHETVLRSSGMDVP, from the coding sequence ATGCAGCGCCGCCAGTTCCTTTCCACCACCGCGCTCGCTCTCGCGGGGGCGGGCACGGTGGCGGCACAGCCTGCGGGCGCGCGCATCCCCGCCGCACAGATCGGCACCGGGCATTCCCATGCCGCCGGAAAGATGCAGGCGATGCGGAATCTGCCGAACCTCTATCAGGTCACCGGCATCTGTGAGCCGGATGACGCGCTGTGGCAGCGTGCGGCGAGGAACAAGGCCTATGCGGATCTGCCACGGCTGTCGCTGGAGCAGCTCCTTTCCTCTGATGTGAAGCTCGTCGCGGTGGAGACCCTGCTGGGGGACGCTCCCGCGATGACGATGCGCTGCCTGGAAGCGGGCAAGCACGTCCATCTCGACAAGCCGGGGGCGCTGTCCCACGCGGACTTCAGGAAGTTCCGCCTGCTGGCGCGGGAAAAAGGTCTGCACCTGCAGATGGGCTACATGCTGCGCTACAACCCGGCGTTCCAGTTGCTGTTCCAAGCCCACCGCGAGGGCTGGCTGGGAGAGATCGCCAGCATCGACGCCTCTATGGGCAAGCTCGCGGAAGCTGGCCTGCGGAAGGAACTCTCGTCACTGGCCGGTGGCGGCATGTTCGAGCTGGCCTGCCATCTCACGGACGCCGTCGTCACCCTCCTCGGCAAGCCGCAGGCGGTGCATGCCTTCTCCACCCCCACCCGGGACGACGGCATGAAGGACAACCAGCTCGCGGTGCTATCCTACGCGAAGGCGACCGCCACGCTGCGCTGCAACCATGCCGATCCCTTCGGCTCGCCGCACCGCGCCTTTCATGTCATCGGTACAAAGGGCAGCATGGAGATCTCCCCGCTGGAGTCCGGCAATGTCATCCTCTCATTCACGGAGGATCATCCACCCTACGGGAAAGGCCGCAACACGCTGAAGCTGGAGGTGCCGAAGGGCCGCTACGACGCCGAGTTCATCGACATGGCAAAGGCGATCCGCGGAGAAAAACCGCTGGCATGGGACGCGATGCACGACATCGTGGTTCACGAAACCGTCCTCCGGTCATCCGGGATGGATGTTCCATGA
- a CDS encoding ATPase codes for MFTKAFAVAAAAIAGGIGIGLLGAKAAEATGRNPGAATPILVISIILAALIEGIFILSAFAVPF; via the coding sequence ATGTTTACCAAAGCATTCGCAGTCGCCGCCGCAGCAATCGCCGGTGGTATCGGTATCGGTCTCCTCGGCGCAAAGGCCGCTGAAGCCACCGGTCGCAACCCAGGTGCAGCCACTCCGATCCTCGTGATCTCGATCATTCTGGCCGCTCTTATCGAGGGTATCTTCATCCTCTCGGCCTTCGCTGTTCCGTTCTAA
- the atpG gene encoding ATP synthase F1 subunit gamma, which yields MANLRDIRRRIKSVKNTAQITRAMQLVAAAKMKKAQDQALAGRDYATQLNGVLQDISEGFSETTHPLLEKREGNRELVLVISTDKGLCGPLNTNLSRKLRDSVSPDADYVTVGRKLRIMLEKLGKDIIADFSVKDPVPFADARAIAKLLAKQFLDGKYDKVSIAYTKFVNTLSQTPEVVQLLPVEPPTGYADATDTNEYLFEPTTEEVLGAILPLYVNFRVFQALVESRASEHSARMVAMKAATDNAKKFIKELTLEYNKLRQGAITAELLEITTAMKAME from the coding sequence ATGGCAAACCTCCGCGACATCCGCCGGCGCATCAAGTCGGTCAAAAACACCGCGCAGATCACACGCGCGATGCAGCTTGTCGCAGCCGCCAAGATGAAGAAGGCGCAGGACCAGGCGCTGGCCGGACGTGACTACGCGACACAGCTCAACGGTGTCCTCCAGGACATCAGCGAGGGCTTCAGTGAGACGACCCACCCGCTCCTGGAAAAGCGTGAGGGCAACCGCGAGCTGGTCCTGGTGATCTCCACCGACAAGGGTCTCTGCGGACCGCTCAACACCAACCTTTCCCGGAAGCTCCGCGATTCGGTTTCCCCGGACGCGGACTACGTGACCGTCGGCCGCAAGCTGCGCATCATGCTGGAGAAGCTGGGCAAGGACATCATCGCCGACTTCTCGGTGAAGGACCCGGTTCCGTTCGCGGACGCCCGTGCCATCGCCAAGCTGCTGGCAAAGCAGTTCCTCGACGGCAAATACGACAAGGTCTCCATCGCCTACACCAAGTTCGTCAACACCCTCAGCCAGACGCCGGAAGTCGTCCAGCTCCTGCCGGTGGAGCCGCCGACCGGATATGCCGACGCGACGGATACCAACGAGTATCTCTTCGAGCCGACCACGGAGGAGGTGCTGGGTGCGATCCTGCCGCTTTACGTGAACTTCCGCGTGTTCCAGGCCCTCGTCGAGTCCCGCGCCTCCGAGCACTCCGCACGGATGGTTGCCATGAAGGCCGCCACCGACAACGCGAAGAAGTTCATCAAGGAACTCACCCTCGAATACAACAAGCTCCGCCAAGGCGCGATCACCGCCGAGCTGCTTGAGATCACCACTGCCATGAAGGCCATGGAGTAA
- the atpC gene encoding ATP synthase F1 subunit epsilon produces MSLHLEIVTPEKKIFSDSVDNVYLPGADGEMGILPQHAGLVTALKAGELRYQKGGVTSTLAIGSGFAEVDQKKVIVLTDSALGEDEIDEAATEAAMKRAEEQLAGVEHNLDAEEVAHLQNVIAQAAAALHFKRKHRN; encoded by the coding sequence ATGTCTCTTCACCTCGAAATCGTCACCCCTGAGAAGAAGATCTTCTCGGACTCCGTTGATAACGTCTATCTGCCAGGTGCGGATGGCGAAATGGGCATCCTGCCCCAGCACGCGGGGCTGGTGACGGCTTTGAAGGCCGGTGAGCTTCGCTACCAGAAAGGCGGCGTCACCTCCACCTTGGCGATCGGCTCCGGCTTCGCCGAAGTGGACCAGAAGAAAGTCATCGTCCTGACGGACTCCGCCCTCGGTGAGGACGAGATCGACGAAGCAGCGACCGAAGCCGCCATGAAGCGTGCCGAGGAACAGCTCGCCGGTGTCGAACACAACCTCGACGCCGAGGAGGTTGCCCACCTGCAGAACGTCATCGCCCAGGCGGCGGCGGCCCTGCACTTCAAGCGCAAGCACCGGAACTGA
- the atpB gene encoding F0F1 ATP synthase subunit A — MRFFLTSSAVWLTGLVSASAAAGGHHVLPLDAQRLHETLPINNSILMVWLAVGLIVLFCKAATHKLAFIPVGIQNVAEWAMESLYNFLEGLMGAHLIKRTFWFFGTIFFFILTSNYLGLIPGVGTVGQHLVDAQGNHVGFLPWLRGANADLNMTAAMAFSFAALWFYWAVTENGVKGFLSHIFAPKGVSGILFWLMVPLFFFVGILEVVSIGIRPVALSFRLFGNIYGGEQTLEALMALVPIKWLHFLPALPFYFMELLVGFVQALVFTLLCAIFLKLICDHGDHDEAHH, encoded by the coding sequence ATGCGATTTTTCCTCACCTCATCGGCTGTCTGGCTCACAGGCCTCGTCTCCGCTTCCGCGGCTGCAGGTGGTCACCACGTTCTCCCGCTCGACGCGCAGCGGCTCCATGAGACCCTCCCGATCAACAACTCCATTCTGATGGTGTGGCTGGCGGTTGGATTGATCGTTCTGTTCTGCAAGGCTGCCACCCATAAGCTCGCCTTCATCCCTGTCGGTATCCAGAACGTGGCGGAGTGGGCCATGGAGTCCCTCTATAACTTTCTGGAAGGCCTGATGGGCGCGCACCTGATCAAGCGCACCTTCTGGTTCTTCGGCACGATCTTCTTCTTCATCCTGACCTCGAACTACCTGGGCCTCATCCCCGGTGTGGGAACCGTGGGACAGCACCTAGTGGATGCGCAGGGCAACCACGTCGGGTTCCTGCCATGGCTGCGCGGCGCCAACGCCGACCTCAACATGACCGCGGCGATGGCCTTTTCCTTCGCTGCCCTCTGGTTCTACTGGGCGGTCACCGAGAACGGCGTGAAAGGCTTCCTTTCCCACATCTTCGCGCCGAAGGGTGTCAGCGGCATCCTTTTCTGGCTGATGGTGCCTCTCTTCTTCTTCGTCGGCATCCTGGAGGTTGTCTCCATCGGCATCCGTCCGGTCGCCCTCAGCTTCCGTCTCTTCGGCAACATCTATGGTGGTGAGCAGACTCTGGAGGCGCTCATGGCGCTGGTCCCCATCAAGTGGCTCCACTTCCTGCCGGCGCTGCCATTCTACTTCATGGAGCTTCTGGTCGGATTCGTCCAGGCGCTCGTCTTCACCCTTCTCTGCGCCATTTTCCTCAAGCTGATCTGCGACCACGGCGATCACGACGAAGCGCATCACTGA
- a CDS encoding HU family DNA-binding protein, translated as MNKAELVEAVQKALGKDVTKRAADEAVEAVLDSIAKGVKKDKKVQIIGFGTFEVKKRAARQGRNPKTGESMKIAASKSVGFKPSSVLKASL; from the coding sequence ATGAACAAAGCCGAACTCGTAGAAGCCGTCCAGAAAGCCCTCGGAAAAGACGTCACCAAGCGCGCCGCCGACGAAGCCGTCGAGGCCGTCCTCGACTCCATCGCCAAGGGCGTCAAGAAAGACAAGAAGGTCCAGATCATCGGTTTCGGCACCTTCGAGGTGAAAAAGCGCGCCGCACGCCAAGGCCGCAACCCGAAGACCGGAGAGTCCATGAAGATCGCCGCCTCCAAGTCCGTCGGCTTCAAGCCATCCTCCGTCCTCAAAGCCAGCCTTTGA
- the atpD gene encoding F0F1 ATP synthase subunit beta: MSNQGTIVQIIGAVIDADFSKAAKLPEIYNALEIQYVLNGVDTKLVLEVQQHLGDGWVRAVAMSTTDGLKRGMALTDTGKAIAVPVGNQVLGRIFNVTGDLVDENVPLADANFRSPIHRPAPTLTEQSATAEVLPTGIKVIDLICPLLKGGKGGMFGGAGVGKTVVIMELINNIAKAHGGFSVFAGVGERTREGNDLYWEMIEGNVIATEKDENGHVKLNADGTPVLAEGSKVALCYGQMNEPPGARLRVALSALTMAEHFRDEANQDVLLFVDNIFRFSQAGSEVSALLGRTPSAVGYQPTLSEEMAGLQERITSTNKGSITSIQAVYVPADDLTDPAPANTFAHLDSTVVLERSLAEQALFPAVDPLASTSKALAPEIVGEEHYRVARGVQQVLQRYKDLQDIIAILGMDELSDQDKLSVFRARKIQRFLTQPFHVAEVFTNVPGVLVSIEDTVKGFAEILDGKLDTVPEGNFYMKGGIDSVARD, translated from the coding sequence ATGAGCAACCAAGGAACCATCGTCCAGATCATCGGCGCCGTCATCGACGCGGATTTCTCGAAAGCCGCCAAGCTGCCTGAAATCTACAACGCGCTGGAAATCCAATACGTCCTCAACGGTGTGGACACCAAGCTCGTGCTCGAGGTGCAGCAGCACCTTGGTGACGGATGGGTGCGCGCGGTCGCCATGTCCACCACGGACGGCCTGAAGCGCGGCATGGCCCTCACGGATACCGGCAAGGCCATCGCCGTGCCTGTCGGCAACCAGGTTCTTGGCCGTATCTTCAACGTGACCGGTGACCTCGTGGACGAAAACGTGCCGCTGGCCGACGCGAACTTCCGCTCCCCGATCCACCGCCCCGCGCCGACGCTCACCGAGCAGTCCGCGACGGCCGAAGTTCTTCCTACCGGCATCAAGGTCATCGACCTCATCTGCCCGCTGCTCAAGGGCGGCAAAGGCGGCATGTTCGGTGGTGCGGGCGTCGGCAAGACAGTCGTCATCATGGAGCTCATCAACAACATCGCGAAGGCGCACGGTGGTTTCTCCGTGTTCGCCGGTGTCGGTGAGCGGACCCGTGAGGGCAACGACCTCTACTGGGAAATGATCGAAGGCAACGTCATCGCCACCGAAAAGGACGAGAACGGCCACGTGAAGCTCAACGCCGACGGCACCCCGGTCCTCGCCGAAGGATCCAAGGTGGCCCTCTGCTACGGCCAGATGAACGAGCCTCCGGGTGCCCGTCTCCGCGTCGCGCTCTCTGCCCTGACCATGGCCGAGCACTTCCGTGACGAAGCCAACCAGGACGTGCTTCTTTTCGTTGACAACATCTTCCGTTTCTCCCAAGCCGGTTCCGAAGTGTCCGCGCTTCTCGGCCGGACGCCGTCCGCCGTGGGTTACCAGCCAACCCTCTCCGAGGAAATGGCCGGTCTCCAGGAGCGGATCACCTCCACCAACAAAGGCTCCATCACCTCCATCCAGGCGGTGTACGTCCCTGCGGACGACCTTACCGACCCGGCTCCGGCGAACACCTTCGCCCACCTTGACTCCACCGTCGTTCTTGAGCGCTCCCTCGCTGAGCAGGCGCTCTTCCCGGCCGTGGACCCGCTCGCCTCCACCTCGAAGGCACTCGCCCCCGAGATCGTTGGTGAAGAACACTACCGCGTCGCCCGTGGCGTCCAGCAGGTGCTCCAGCGCTACAAGGACCTCCAGGACATCATCGCCATCCTTGGTATGGACGAGCTTTCCGACCAGGACAAGCTGAGCGTGTTCCGCGCCCGGAAGATCCAGCGCTTCCTCACCCAGCCGTTCCATGTGGCGGAAGTCTTCACCAACGTCCCCGGCGTGCTCGTCTCCATCGAGGACACCGTCAAAGGCTTCGCCGAGATCCTCGACGGTAAGCTCGACACCGTGCCGGAAGGCAACTTCTACATGAAGGGCGGCATCGACAGCGTCGCACGCGACTAA
- a CDS encoding F0F1 ATP synthase subunit delta has translation MKVSKTAATAARRLFGLSHTDGRLDNNKLRTVFTRLAEDKPREYRAILAALHRLVRLDVEKRKVTVESAVELDTITRQRVFNDLARKYGNDLDVQYLINPVLLGGLRIRVGDDVFDGSVQGRLDRLAKAF, from the coding sequence ATGAAAGTTTCGAAAACCGCCGCCACCGCCGCCCGCCGCCTGTTCGGCCTCAGCCACACCGACGGCAGGCTGGACAACAACAAGCTGCGCACGGTTTTCACCCGGCTGGCCGAGGACAAGCCGCGCGAGTACCGCGCGATCCTCGCCGCCCTCCACCGCCTGGTCCGTCTCGATGTCGAGAAGCGCAAGGTGACCGTGGAAAGCGCCGTCGAACTGGACACCATCACCCGCCAGCGGGTCTTCAACGATCTTGCCCGCAAGTATGGCAATGATCTGGATGTCCAGTACCTCATCAACCCCGTCCTCCTCGGAGGACTCCGCATCCGCGTCGGTGATGACGTGTTCGACGGTTCCGTCCAGGGCCGCCTCGACCGCCTCGCCAAAGCATTCTGA
- the atpA gene encoding F0F1 ATP synthase subunit alpha, giving the protein MSSILQELEQQIAGITSSVEKTNVGIVRQVGDGVAKVEGLSDVSLNEMIEFDGGVTGIALNLEESEVGVVLLGDYSAVTEGAECRSTGKLLSVPVGEALLGRVVNAIGQPIDGKGEIAASANYPMEKIAPGIIKRKSVSVPVQTGIMSIDAMIPIGRGQRELIIGDRATGKTTIAVDTIISQAIQNKAAEQGKLQNHKPLYCIYVAIGQKLSNVARTQKILEDAGAMEYTTIVSASASDAAAMQFLAPYAGCAIAEYLMDKGQDCLIVFDDLSKHAVAYRQVSLILRRPSGREAYPGDVFYLHSRLLERSARLSENAGGGSLTALPIIETQAGDVSAYIPTNVISITDGQIFLETDLFYQGIRPAISVGLSVSRVGSACQTKTIKSVAGTTKLDLAQFRELQAFAQFGSDLDASTKKKLDRGARIVELFKQNQYSPLSMELESVYLFAMQNGYFDDVAVADVKRFQLALGEFLTTRKSELLDKIRNEKPDLKKDAASVDAVKQAIADFKTSWK; this is encoded by the coding sequence ATGAGCAGCATCCTCCAAGAACTCGAACAACAGATCGCCGGCATCACTTCGTCGGTCGAAAAAACCAATGTCGGCATCGTCCGCCAGGTCGGTGACGGCGTGGCGAAAGTCGAAGGTCTGTCCGACGTCTCGCTGAACGAAATGATCGAGTTCGACGGTGGTGTCACCGGCATCGCGCTCAACCTTGAGGAAAGCGAAGTGGGTGTCGTTCTTCTCGGCGACTACTCCGCCGTGACCGAAGGCGCGGAGTGCCGCAGCACCGGCAAGCTCCTCTCCGTTCCTGTCGGTGAAGCCCTCCTCGGCCGCGTGGTCAACGCCATCGGCCAGCCGATCGACGGCAAGGGTGAGATCGCCGCCTCCGCCAACTACCCGATGGAGAAGATCGCTCCGGGCATCATCAAGCGGAAGTCCGTTTCCGTCCCGGTGCAGACCGGCATCATGTCCATCGACGCGATGATCCCGATCGGCCGCGGCCAGCGGGAGCTGATCATCGGTGACCGTGCCACGGGCAAGACCACCATCGCGGTGGACACCATCATTTCCCAGGCGATCCAGAACAAGGCCGCCGAACAGGGCAAGCTGCAGAACCACAAGCCTCTGTATTGCATCTACGTCGCCATCGGCCAGAAGCTCTCCAACGTCGCCCGGACCCAGAAGATCCTCGAAGACGCCGGCGCGATGGAATACACCACCATCGTCTCCGCCTCCGCTTCGGACGCAGCCGCGATGCAGTTCCTGGCTCCCTACGCCGGTTGCGCCATCGCCGAATACCTCATGGACAAGGGTCAGGACTGTCTGATCGTGTTCGATGACCTTTCCAAGCACGCCGTCGCCTACCGCCAGGTGTCCCTGATTCTCCGCCGCCCATCCGGCCGCGAAGCTTATCCGGGTGACGTGTTCTACCTCCACAGCCGCCTCCTCGAGCGCTCCGCCCGTCTCTCCGAGAACGCCGGTGGTGGCTCCCTGACCGCGCTGCCGATCATCGAGACCCAGGCCGGTGACGTTTCCGCCTACATCCCGACCAACGTGATCTCCATCACCGACGGTCAGATCTTCCTGGAAACCGACCTCTTCTACCAAGGCATCCGCCCCGCGATCTCCGTGGGTCTCTCGGTGTCCCGCGTGGGTTCCGCCTGCCAGACCAAGACCATCAAGTCCGTCGCCGGTACCACCAAGCTGGACCTCGCCCAGTTCCGCGAGCTGCAGGCCTTCGCCCAGTTCGGCTCCGACCTGGACGCCTCCACCAAGAAGAAACTCGACCGCGGTGCCCGCATCGTGGAGCTCTTCAAGCAGAACCAATACAGCCCGCTCTCCATGGAGCTGGAGTCCGTGTATCTCTTCGCGATGCAGAACGGCTACTTCGACGACGTCGCCGTCGCCGATGTGAAGCGCTTCCAGCTCGCCCTCGGTGAATTCCTCACCACCCGCAAGAGCGAGCTCCTCGACAAGATCCGCAACGAAAAGCCGGATCTCAAGAAGGACGCGGCCTCCGTGGACGCCGTGAAGCAGGCCATCGCCGACTTCAAGACCTCCTGGAAATAA
- a CDS encoding metallophosphoesterase, whose translation MNITRRDVIRKTVCFSSAVIAGNLLSRVGAQPGAFPAKQGGLHLLAFGDFGSANKEQIEVANQMSAYARDLKTPLAGVLALGDNFYGKFTMDRFRTGFEEMYPEKTLGCNFYACLGNHDYEHVGKEKPQLTKADWQLRYAAENPKSRWKLPAKWYVEELKDATGPLVRMIVLDGNPIITKEEQLAQREFLEKELQRKTTAPWTWMVNHFPLFTSSSKRKDNEKLIAEWGPHLKKHRISHCIAGHDHTLQHLEVDGYETSFIVSGGGGRALHEVKETDRGFARAQLGFNHIHVDRKAVTTRFIDEKGNLLHTFRRDTDGKVTIG comes from the coding sequence ATGAACATCACCCGGCGTGACGTCATCCGGAAGACCGTTTGCTTCAGCTCGGCCGTCATCGCCGGGAACCTGTTATCCCGTGTGGGCGCGCAGCCCGGGGCCTTTCCTGCCAAACAGGGTGGCCTCCATCTGCTGGCCTTCGGCGATTTCGGCTCCGCCAACAAGGAGCAGATCGAAGTCGCCAACCAGATGTCCGCGTATGCGCGGGATCTGAAAACCCCGCTCGCGGGGGTGCTCGCGCTCGGCGACAACTTCTACGGCAAGTTCACCATGGACCGGTTCAGGACCGGCTTCGAGGAGATGTATCCGGAGAAGACGCTGGGTTGCAATTTCTACGCCTGCCTCGGCAACCACGACTACGAGCATGTCGGCAAGGAGAAGCCGCAGCTCACCAAGGCGGACTGGCAGCTCCGGTATGCCGCCGAGAACCCGAAATCGCGCTGGAAGCTCCCGGCGAAATGGTACGTCGAGGAACTCAAGGACGCCACCGGCCCGTTGGTGAGGATGATCGTCCTCGACGGGAATCCCATCATCACCAAAGAGGAACAGTTGGCCCAGAGGGAGTTCCTCGAAAAGGAGCTGCAACGCAAGACCACCGCCCCCTGGACCTGGATGGTGAACCATTTCCCGCTGTTCACCTCCAGCAGCAAGCGGAAGGACAATGAGAAGCTCATCGCCGAATGGGGTCCCCACCTGAAGAAGCACCGGATCTCCCACTGCATCGCCGGGCACGACCATACGCTGCAACATCTGGAGGTGGATGGATATGAGACGAGTTTCATCGTCTCCGGTGGAGGCGGGCGCGCCCTGCACGAGGTCAAGGAAACGGACCGTGGCTTCGCCCGGGCGCAGCTCGGCTTCAACCACATCCATGTGGACCGCAAGGCGGTCACGACGCGGTTCATCGATGAGAAAGGCAACCTCCTCCACACCTTCCGCCGGGATACCGATGGGAAGGTGACCATCGGCTGA